A stretch of the Excalfactoria chinensis isolate bCotChi1 chromosome 25, bCotChi1.hap2, whole genome shotgun sequence genome encodes the following:
- the ANXA4 gene encoding annexin A4: MATIKGVSSFSPEQEAQALRKAMKGFGTDEDAIIDILTKLNVSQRQQVLITYKSTIGRDLIDDLKSELSGNFERVIIGMMTPTTMYDVHELRRAVKGAGTDEGCLIEILASRTNEEIHRINENYKLQYGCSLEDDIVSDTSSMFRRVLVSLATGNRDEGTYVDDALAQQDAQCLYEAGEKKWGTDEVQFMSILCTRNRYHLLRVFDAYRSIANKDITDSIKSEMSGDLEDALLAVVKCTRNKPAYFAERLYKSMKGLGTDDNTLIRVMVSRSEIDMLDIRREFLTMYGKSLHSFIKGDCSGDYRKILLKLCGGED; encoded by the exons ATG GCAACAATCAAGGGAGTCTCAAGTTTCAGCCCTGAGCAAGAAGCGCAGGCACTCAGAAAGGCCATGAAGGGCTTTG GCACGGATGAGGATGCCATCATCGACATCTTGACCAAACTAAATGTTTCCCAACGTCAGCAAGTTCTGATCACCTATAAGAGCACTATTGGCAGG GATTTGATTGATGACTTGAAGTCGGAGTTGAGTGGGAACTTTGAGAGGGTGATCATTGGGATGATGACTCCCACCACTATGTATGACGTGCACGAactgaggagggctgtgaag GGAGCAGGAACAGATGAAGGCTGCCTGATTGAAATTCTGGCTTCTCGCACCAATGAAGAGATCCATCGCATTAATGAGAACTACAAGCTCC AATATGGCTGCTCCCTTGAGGATGACATCGTATCTGACACATCTTCCATGTTTCGAAGGGTCCTCGTGTCCCTGGCAACG GGAAACAGAGATGAGGGCACATATGTGGATGATGCCCTTGCTCAGCAGGATGCTCAG TGCCTGTACGAAGCGGGGGAGAAGAAATGGGGAACAGATGAGGTGCAATTTATGTCCATCCTCTGTACACGGAACAGGTATCACCTACTGAGAG TTTTTGATGCATACAGAAGCATTGCTAACAAGGACATAACAGACAGCATTAAATCTGAGATGTCAGGAGACCTGGAAGATGCTTTGCTGGCTGTGG TAAAGTGCACGCGAAACAAGCCTGCGTACTTTGCCGAAAGACTGTATAAATCCATGAAG GGCCTGGGAACAGACGACAACACCCTGATCAGAGTGATGGTGTCCCGCTCCGAAATAGATATGCTGGATATCAGAAGAGAATTCCTGACCATGTATGGGAAGTCTCTCCACTCCTTCATTAAG GGAGATTGCTCAGGAGACTACAGGAAAATCCTGCTGAAGCTCTGTGGCGGCGAGGATTGA
- the SLC20A1 gene encoding sodium-dependent phosphate transporter 1: MELPLPGPTAGLMTPSVPGGPLTPFLWMLVLGFIIAFVLAFSVGANDVANSFGTAVGSGVVTLRQACILASIFETVGSVLLGAKVSETIRKGLIDVEMYNGHNGHNGTQHLLMAGSISAMFGSAVWQLAASFLKLPISGTHCIVGATIGFSLVAKGQKGVKWSELLKIVLSWFISPLLSGIMSAVLFFLVRRFILHKADPVPNGLRALPVFYACTVGINLFSIMYTGAPLLGFDKLPLWGILLISAGSAVVCALVVWFFVCPRMKKKIEREIKSSPSESPLMEKSGSLKEERQEPKVPLGDAPMGDAKSPSSEAGSAVPQRAEERAVSFNLGDAEETPERLPSIDLKETNVDSGAVQLPNGNLVQFHQPVGHQLTSSGQYQYHTVHKDSGLYKELLHKLHLAKMGDCMGDSGDKPLRRNNSYTSYTMAICGMPLDSLRTREGEEMEKLTWPVVDTKKRVRMDSYTSYCNAVADMHPAADVDLNAAQVEMGLGDRKGSSSSLEEWHDQDKPEVSLLFQFLQILTACFGSFAHGGNDVSNAIGPLVALYLVYQTGDVATKVATPIWLLLYGGVGICIGLWVWGRRVIQTMGKDLTPITPSSGFSIELASALTVVIASNVGLPISTTHCKVGSVVSVGWLRSRKAVDWRLFRNIFMAWFVTVPISGLISAAIMALFKFAVL; this comes from the exons ATGGAGCTGCCCCTCCCCGGGCCCACCGCCGGGCTGATGACGCCGAGCGTCCCCGGCGGGCCGCTCACCCCGTTCCTGTGGATGCTGGTGCTGGGTTTCATCATCGCCTTCGTCCTGGCCTTCTCGGTGGGCGCCAACGACGTGGCCAACTCGTTTGGCACGGCCGTGGGCTCCGGCGTGGTGACGCTGCGGCAGGCCTGCATCCTGGCCAGCATCTTCGAGACGGTGGGCTCCGTGCTGCTGGGGGCCAAAGTCAGCGAGACCATCCGCAAGGGGCTGATCGACGTGGAGATGTACAATGGGCACAATGGGCACAACGGCACGCAGCACCTGCTGATGGCCGGCTCCATCAGCGCCATGTTCG GCTCGGCTGTGTGGCAGCTGGCGGCTTCCTTCTTGAAGCTCCCCATCTCGGGGACACACTGCATCGTTGGAGCCACCATTGGGTTCTCGCTGGTGGCCAAAGGGCAGAAAGGTGTCAAGTGGTCCGAGCTGCTGAAAATCG TGTTGTCCTGGTTCATCTCACCCCTCCTTTCCGGCATCATGTCCGCTGTCCTCTTCTTCCTTGTCCGTAGGTTCATTCTCCACAAG GCAGACCCCGTCCCCAATGGCCTGCGTGCTCTGCCCGTCTTCTACGCCTGCACCGTGGGGATCAACCTCTTCTCCATCATGTACACCGGCGCGCCCC TGCTGGGCTTTGACAAACTGCCTCTCTGGGGTATCCTCCTCATTTCGGCGGGGAGTGCTGTTGTCTGCGCTCTCGTCGTCTGGTTCTTTGTATGTCcgagaatgaagaagaaaattgaaC GAGAGATCAAATCGAGTCCCTCTGAAAGCCCGCTGATGGAGAAGAGCGGCAGCCTGAAGGAGGAGCGCCAGGAGCCCAAGGTGCCGCTGGGCGACGCTCCCATGGGTGATGCTAAGAGCCCCAGCAGCGAGGCAGGGTCTGCTGTGCCGCAGCGGGCGGAGGAGCGTGCCGTGTCCTTCAACCTGGGGGATGCAGAGGAGACCCCTGAGCGGCTCCCGAGCATCGACCTGAAGGAAACCAACGTGGACAGTG GAGCCGTTCAGCTGCCCAACGGTAACCTGGTGCAGTTCCACCAGCCCGTGGGCCACCAGCTGACCTCCAGCGGGCAGTACCAGTACCACACCGTGCACAAGGACTCAGGGCTGTACAAGGAGCTGCTGCATAAACTGCACCTGGCCAAAATGGGGGATTGCATGGGGGACTCGGGGGACAAACCCCTGCGTCGCAACAACAGTTACACGTCCTACACCATGGCCATCTGCGGCATGCCCCTGGACTCCCTCCGGACCAGGGAGGGTGAGGAGATGGAGAAGCTGACGTGGCCCGTGGTGGACACCAAGAAGCGGGTCCGCATGGACAGCTACACCAGCTACTGCAACGCGGTGGCCGACATGCACCCCGCCGCCGATGTGGATCTGAACGCTGCTCAAGTGGAGATGGGCCTCGGGGacaggaagggcagcagcagctcgcTGGAGGAGTGGCATGACCAGGACAAGCCCGAGGTGTCCCTCCTCTTCCAGTTCCTGCAGATCCTCACGGCCTGCTTTGGCTCTTTCGCTCACGGTGGCAACGATGTCAG caacGCCATCGGCCCGCTGGTCGCGCTCTACCTGGTCTACCAGACAGGCGACGTGGCCACCAAGGTGGCAACCCCCATCTGGCTGCTGCTCTATGGGGGTGTGGGGATCTGCATCGGGCTGTGGGTGTGGGGCCGCAGGGTCATCCAGACCATGGGCAAGGACCTGACTCCCATCACACCATCCAG TGGCTTCAGCATCGAGCTGGCATCCGCCCTGACCGTGGTGATCGCCTCCAACGTGGGCCTCCCCATCAGCACCACACACTGCAAG GTGGGCTCGGTGGTGTCGGTGGGATGGCTGCGCTCCAGGAAGGCGGTGGACTGGCGGCTGTTCCGCAACATCTTCATGGCCTGGTTCGTCACCGTGCCCATCTCGGGGCTCATCAGCGCCGCCATTATGGCCCTCTTCAAGTTCGCCGTGCTGTGA